A genomic region of Pogona vitticeps strain Pit_001003342236 chromosome 15, PviZW2.1, whole genome shotgun sequence contains the following coding sequences:
- the LOC140702855 gene encoding maestro heat-like repeat-containing protein family member 2B → MMEAMLVDGQDSVGVLAEKEEEVLSQGPAMNVLEHLNASAPGRNKVPWPKLLSLVVAEGYAPALTPLCRRLKELAALRPEGSRLHLGSCQGGVTLPSPQQLLARLLVSAAPRSRRGFWALQLLHALRADVHEAVVQLWAEQILKIWGFCQAEGPRASQPEWEQKLLQLLNKTLKRIEDDGWTQDVIINLEEQRPSYTDGSREKSFLYKALGVSLACCEDRAFVQGRLKELVEKSDFREAAQIEKVAKILSFSAAGHLGLTLATLQDCTAGMGALLPARRMTRTAGDASSTKPWFSSTARSPSRPRKSPCRWRRGRAS, encoded by the coding sequence ATGATGGAAGCAATGCTCGTAGATGGCCAAGACTCTGTTGGAGTCCtggctgaaaaagaagaggaggtccTTTCCCAAGGACCAGCCATGAATGTGCTTGAGCACCTCAACGCTTCGGCCCCAGGAAGGAATAAAGTTCCGTGGCCGAAGCTCTTGTCCCTTGTGGTGGCAGAGGGATACGCTCCTGCTCTGACGCCACTCTGCAGGCGCCTGAAGGAGTTGGCCGCCCTTCGGCCAGAAGGATCCAGGCTGCACCTTGGGTCTTGCCAAGGAGGAGTAACACTTCCAAGTCCACAGCAGCTCCTTGCGCGGCTTCTGGTCTCGGCTGCCCCTCGTAGCCGGAGAGGGTTCTGGGCCCTCCAACTTCTGCACGCCCTGCGGGCTGACGTCCACGAAGCCGTCGTCCAGCTTTGGGCAGAGCAGATCCTGAAGATCTGGGGATTTTGCCAGGCAGAAGGCCCGAGAGCGAGCCAGCCAGAATGggagcagaagcttctgcagttgctgaacaaaaccctgaaaaggatagaGGATGATGGGTGGACCCAAGATGTCATCATCAACCTGGAAGAGCAGAGGCCCAGTTACACCGATGGGTCCcgggaaaagagcttcctctaTAAAGCGCTGGGAGTGTCGCTGGCCTGTTGCGAGGACCGGGCGTTCGTTCAGGGCAGGCTGAAGGAGCTGGTGGAAAAATCTGATTTCCGGGAAGCAGCACAGATAGAGAAAGTGGCCAAgatcctttctttctctgctgcgGGGCATTTGGGCCTCACTCTGGCCACATTACAGGACTGCACAGCTGGGATGGGTGCCCTCCTCCCCGCCAGAAGGATGACCAGAACAGCGGGCGACGCCAGCTCCACCAAGCCCTGGTTTTCATCTACGGCCAGGTCGCCCTCCAGGCCCCGAAAGAGTCCTTGTCGCTGGAGGCGGGGACGGGCATCCTGA